The Parachlamydiales bacterium genome contains a region encoding:
- a CDS encoding ATP-binding protein translates to MKRTDFSQLQGIETTKRAIEICLAGYHDLHIVSTRGNGNTTLIDAIVNILKGLNLRDKNWFFVRDSGIDRIDFWNAREGVYLNRGSISIELGSFNLAHVMTLQTPRILTDHYFTDNSCEPSENVVERVTAVRKLNSDLLKVEEDSITLLKYATEEWEFNMAIIARIHEVASTIAILDCAKTVRAEHMAEAIQYFTFEPEEK, encoded by the coding sequence ATGAAAAGAACAGATTTCTCTCAACTGCAAGGCATTGAAACCACCAAACGTGCCATTGAAATATGCCTGGCCGGATATCACGACCTGCATATTGTCTCCACCAGAGGCAATGGCAATACTACATTGATAGATGCTATCGTTAATATCCTGAAAGGATTGAACCTTCGTGATAAGAATTGGTTTTTCGTTCGTGATTCCGGTATTGACAGAATCGATTTCTGGAACGCCAGGGAAGGAGTATACCTAAATCGGGGAAGTATATCAATTGAACTGGGATCGTTCAACCTGGCTCATGTAATGACCTTACAGACCCCAAGAATACTTACCGATCATTATTTTACCGATAATTCATGCGAACCGTCAGAAAATGTCGTGGAACGTGTTACTGCAGTCAGAAAACTAAATTCCGATTTGTTAAAAGTCGAAGAAGATTCTATAACTTTGCTTAAATATGCAACAGAAGAATGGGAATTCAATATGGCAATTATTGCCAGGATTCACGAAGTGGCCAGTACTATTGCAATACTGGACTGTGCAAAAACCGTAAGAGCCGAGCATATGGCCGAAGCAATACAATATTTCACTTTTGAACCTGAAGAGAAATGA
- a CDS encoding DEAD/DEAH box helicase, with amino-acid sequence MKINWRPYQLECLEQVKKKKKKVKRQLIVAATGVGKRLLAVGISQDYKRTLFLCHREELMDQAFRDFNRMYPMDIGIIKGPVFEINKRIVIGSIQTVHKRLDRIPKDHFDCVMGDEIHHFLAKTYILPLQYFKYENSFGFTATPTRLDGLDFSNIMDEMVYEYPIQRAIKDGWLCQIEAHRIQTQVDISKVKRIGGDFSQSELSPKIDIPERNNLVVQKYRKYAFGRQALVFCCDIAHAENMAEMFRAGGFAAKAVHSGLDHEDRQQTISNFRTKIVDVLTNVDLLCEGFDYEDIGAVLMARPTQSLALYCQQIGRGTRLKSEPFRQKHQANNCVILDFVDNTGSHKLVNTWTLDQDKKAEDKVFVTDEQRQKFLDHEEEAMRQLEFAEMQQKRVRDFRIMRFYKHDKPVDLLDLPVLKVNHRGRMLEDATPKQIEWLQSLGVWQSGINYTKAQSSEYITHAPAPDWMYQKLANWGYNIVDGATIGQYYEIKKRIEAEARGEIGEKFESINISKV; translated from the coding sequence ATGAAAATAAATTGGAGGCCATACCAGCTCGAATGTCTCGAGCAAGTCAAAAAGAAAAAGAAAAAAGTCAAACGGCAATTGATCGTTGCCGCGACGGGCGTAGGTAAGCGATTACTCGCAGTAGGTATATCACAGGACTATAAACGCACTCTTTTTCTTTGTCACCGGGAGGAACTCATGGACCAAGCATTTCGTGATTTTAACCGTATGTATCCTATGGATATCGGTATAATTAAAGGACCGGTATTCGAAATAAACAAACGTATTGTTATCGGATCAATTCAAACCGTACATAAAAGACTCGATAGAATACCAAAAGATCATTTTGATTGCGTTATGGGTGATGAAATTCATCATTTTTTGGCAAAAACCTATATCCTTCCATTACAATACTTTAAGTACGAAAACAGTTTTGGATTTACAGCAACACCTACACGTCTTGATGGTTTGGACTTTTCCAATATCATGGATGAAATGGTCTATGAATATCCTATTCAACGGGCTATTAAAGATGGATGGTTATGTCAGATCGAAGCACATCGGATACAAACACAGGTCGATATATCTAAAGTAAAACGTATTGGCGGTGATTTCTCCCAAAGTGAACTTTCTCCAAAAATAGATATACCAGAACGCAATAACCTGGTTGTACAGAAATACCGCAAATATGCTTTTGGCAGACAGGCATTGGTATTCTGTTGTGATATTGCCCATGCTGAAAATATGGCTGAAATGTTTAGAGCCGGAGGATTCGCTGCAAAAGCCGTTCATTCCGGACTGGATCATGAAGACCGACAACAAACTATTTCTAATTTTCGAACTAAAATTGTAGATGTATTGACTAACGTGGATCTGCTTTGTGAAGGTTTTGACTATGAAGATATTGGCGCTGTTCTTATGGCTCGTCCTACTCAATCACTTGCATTATACTGTCAGCAAATTGGAAGAGGAACTCGTCTGAAATCTGAACCGTTCAGACAGAAACACCAGGCAAACAACTGTGTTATCCTTGACTTTGTGGACAACACGGGCAGTCACAAACTGGTCAACACATGGACCTTGGATCAGGATAAAAAAGCCGAAGATAAAGTATTCGTTACCGACGAGCAACGGCAGAAATTCCTGGATCATGAAGAAGAAGCCATGCGACAACTGGAATTTGCAGAGATGCAGCAAAAACGTGTTCGGGATTTCCGTATCATGCGGTTCTATAAACACGACAAACCTGTTGATCTTTTAGACCTTCCTGTTCTTAAAGTGAACCATAGAGGAAGAATGCTGGAAGATGCTACGCCCAAACAGATTGAATGGTTACAATCTTTGGGAGTATGGCAATCCGGGATAAACTATACCAAGGCACAGTCCAGTGAATATATTACTCACGCTCCGGCGCCGGACTGGATGTATCAGAAATTGGCCAATTGGGGATACAATATTGTCGATGGGGCAACCATAGGACAATATTACGAAATCAAAAAAAGGATAGAAGCCGAGGCAAGAGGAGAAATAGGAGAGAAATTCGAATCTATTAATATCAGTAAGGTTTAA